The segment TTGCCGTCGCAATGAGTGAAGACCAGAACTCGATGAGGCTACGCTGCCGGTGAGTCTAGCAAACGCCAGTCTTAGACGACTTCAGCTTCTAGTCTTGTTTGTGCCTGTGGCCAGAGAGAGCATCTCCCAAGATCCTTGTAGGGCCAACTGAAAACTGGCCTTATGGACGGGCACCAGAGCATGGCTAGGTATCTTTTTGTTCGCCCAAACTGTAATGTGGGAAAAGCAGAGCTTCCACAAGTCGGCGTTTGGAGCACGAGTGCCCATGAGCAGGTTCTGcgtaagtacggagtaggtggTGAAGTATTCCGGGGTCTGCTTGATGGTGCATCAAGAGCCCAGAGGCTGCATAAACTCCGTGCCCTCAGGACGGAGGTACCTATTGCAGGGTACAGTGGGTTGTACCCGACAGAGTGCTCCGCGTCGAGCCAGGAGCTTTTCTTCCCTGGCCATGAAATTTCACCGAGGGAGTCAGTACAGTCAATACATTCATGCCAATGGATGAATCCATGGCGTTGCCGATTATTTGGCGTCACGCTCGTGCCTTGAAAATCGTTCTCTGCTGCCAAAGGCACATGCACACGACGGTGTAGATGAACAAGTCAGGGCTGGGGCTACATGGCGGTCAGGTTCAACGCCTGCCCGTGCCATATGCATCATTTGTCGTCCTTGGGTGCTCCATGTCTCGGTCTCTCTTTACCTTTCCTCATCTGATGACCGGCCATGGCAAAATGGCAAGGATAATGGAAGGCATCGTCGTCTGTGTCACAACGGAATAGTCATTATTGGGGATCACATCTAGGTTAAGAGTGCCCTTAAgtgcttcctttttttttattaggcTTGGCGTGGGGCACGGGACATTAAAGAGGAAGGCGGATGATGCAGCCCCTGGCTTAACCTCCAAGACGGAACCTCGAGAAGGATTTGACGTGCGCAAGTGTACATGTAGGCTCGCCGGGCCGTCGATCACTGCAGACAGGGGAAGGTGGGGGTTTAGAGGTCAACATTCGGCTTGGGAAGCACAAgaggtccagatgtccccaGCATTTGACATGGAGTTTTCGATACAttggacatctggagctcTACCGAGCAAACGCAGAAGCCAATGCCCCACGGATGAGCAGCTGCGAATTAGCTTTATGTGGGAGTCGGTCTTCTGCTCGACCTTGCCGTTGACGGCTTCAGCCTTGTAACGTTACTTCAACAGACTGGAATCAGCGTCAGGAGAATTGCCTATTGTCCCTGTTTTGGTCGCCCTTAAAAAGCCTTCGTCTGCGGACCAACTTTAAAACCACCACTACGGCGGCCAAGAGAGTGATCACAGCATTTTCGAATGACCCCCACTGAACCGTGGATTGGCCAGCTTGTTGCTTCGATACGCAGGTGGACCAAATGCAAAATTGCGACATGTCTCTTAAGAAGTACGttgtactttttttttttaccagCAGATAATTGGGTCGGGGACTCTATGTCTAAATAGACCTGATGAATTGAGGCGAGTGTGTGATGGGCCATCTCTAGGCAAAATATTAGCAGCAGTAGTAACAGTTTACAACGGCATCTGAATCATTTGGAAATCTGGCTTTAGACATTTGACGATTGGTATTGGGCCCATGGCTTTGCGCTGACTGGCAATGTGTCACGCGTTCCTGCTGTTTGGTGTATGGCGTTACAATAGCAACGACTTCATGGTCAGCTCCCTCGTTCACTacaacatcaattgatatcaCAGTCAAATAGGGGCCGCCATTGCATCCATTCCGGTATGATGCCAAGAGGTATaatatttcttcttttcatttattaaaaaaagaagaacgAAAAGTCAAACTATGAGTGACACCGTCTACAAACCTGTACACTTTCGAGGCCGCTCTTTGGCAGGCTTCTTTCAACCAGTCAACGCCATGCCCTTTCCCCTCCAATCCTTTCCCGTCCGAAAACATGTAATCATCAGCTAAGAAACAGCATGGCTCCCTCTGACTACCAACGTCCTCTGCGACCCCGTCCGCCACTGAAACCGCCTCGTCCCCCGCCTCCAGCTGACATGCCTTGCTCATAGCCATACCCTCCTTGATTACCGCCAAAACCACCGCCAAAGTTCTGTCCTTGGTTTCCCTGTGCCCCAGGACCTGCACCACCATTCTGCATACCCGAAAACATGGCGCTCATTTGACTGGGGTCCATCTGAGATGGGTCCATGCccgacgccatcatctgTTGCATCATCGCTTGCATCTCCGGAGGCATCCCATCCATGCCTTGCATAGATGTTCCTCCCGCATTACCACTGCCTGGCATGCCCATGCctcccatcatcatcatgctGTTGAAATCCTCCATCATCTTTTTGTTGTTTGATGCAAATGCGTCAGCCCCAAACTCCCCTCGAAGACTCTCTTGTTTCGCCGCATACAAAGCCCAGGTGAATTCATCAAAACCGTAGTTGAAGTAGTCGCTGATATCGGTACCCGGCTTTCTCCATGGCTTTTCGTTGTCAGGAAGATCTTGAGTTGTATGTTAGTTGCACAGTTCGTTTGAATCTACCGGTGGCAATACTCAAGCCTGACCTTCGTCAATGTTCACTTGTGTTATGGCCTTTCCTGCGGCGGGATACACTGGATTTGCGTTGACGTCAATCGTGGATTTGGACGCAGCTGCGGATGTCTGATCAGCGCTCGGTGCCGCGACACTTGCTACATTGTTAAGTGACTTTGGCTCGTCTTCCCGTTTTGTCGGGGCTGGCTTTGCTGGTGAATCGCCAGACGTCGACCGCTGGGGAATATTCCTGATATCGCTGTATTTGGATTGTCTGCACAAGAGTCAGTTGAGTTCAAACCACGTCACTGAGGTAGTTTCATTGGCTAGCGCTTACGTTGGAGGCGCTGCTGTAGTGCCGTCTTTTCTCTCCGTGATAATGTCAATGTCCTAGGAGGAGCTTTGTTAGCTACCCTGTTGCGCGGATGGGCTCGAATTTGTTCGTACAgaatcatcgtcatcttcgtccaTTGCACCActctcatcctcctcctctccctcctcaAGCTCCTCGGTCTTTGAGACTGTGCGTTTCTTGTCGTGTTGTTCGACCTTAGGCTCCTCCGGCTCGTAGAGG is part of the Metarhizium brunneum chromosome 4, complete sequence genome and harbors:
- the FIP1 gene encoding Pre-mRNA polyadenylation factor FIP1 — protein: MNSDLSEHEMEMDEGDDDLYEPEEPKVEQHDKKRTVSKTEELEEGEEEDESGAMDEDDDDSDIDIITERKDGTTAAPPTQSKYSDIRNIPQRSTSGDSPAKPAPTKREDEPKSLNNVASVAAPSADQTSAAASKSTIDVNANPVYPAAGKAITQVNIDEDLPDNEKPWRKPGTDISDYFNYGFDEFTWALYAAKQESLRGEFGADAFASNNKKMMEDFNSMMMMGGMGMPGSGNAGGTSMQGMDGMPPEMQAMMQQMMASGMDPSQMDPSQMSAMFSGMQNGGAGPGAQGNQGQNFGGGFGGNQGGYGYEQGMSAGGGGRGGFSGGRGRRGRW